One region of Parerythrobacter jejuensis genomic DNA includes:
- a CDS encoding class I mannose-6-phosphate isomerase, whose translation MTTLLPIHRVEKVWGRDELPAPFTNVTDARVGEIWFDPPAAMPDLLVKYLFTSEKLSVQVHPDDAQAPDGMSGKEECWFILDAQPGARLAIGLKESLSKEELRAAALDGSIEELLIWHEVAAGDFFYLPAGTIHAIGPGISLIEVQQNADITYRLYDYGRPRELHLDDALRVAKRQSYARRKRDMIPAAGEFTLHEGPHFRLDRIDGVPSPSAAKRYAGRLLLIPVEGDYVVNGQKVTAGSCSLVDDISAITCNSGKALIAQPS comes from the coding sequence GTGACGACACTCCTTCCAATTCATCGTGTCGAGAAAGTCTGGGGGCGCGATGAGCTTCCGGCACCCTTCACCAATGTTACAGACGCGCGTGTTGGCGAAATCTGGTTCGATCCCCCTGCCGCCATGCCCGATCTCTTGGTGAAATATCTGTTCACCAGTGAAAAGCTCTCCGTCCAGGTCCACCCTGACGATGCGCAGGCACCGGACGGGATGAGCGGCAAGGAAGAATGCTGGTTCATCCTCGATGCCCAACCAGGTGCCCGGCTGGCGATCGGGCTCAAGGAATCCTTGTCCAAGGAAGAATTGCGGGCCGCTGCGCTGGACGGATCGATCGAGGAATTACTGATCTGGCACGAGGTAGCTGCCGGAGATTTCTTCTACCTGCCTGCCGGGACCATCCATGCCATCGGCCCCGGCATTTCGCTGATCGAGGTGCAGCAAAATGCCGACATTACCTATCGCCTGTATGATTACGGGCGCCCTCGCGAGCTTCATCTGGATGACGCACTGAGAGTGGCCAAGCGTCAATCCTACGCCAGGCGCAAGCGCGATATGATCCCGGCAGCGGGCGAATTTACGCTGCATGAAGGGCCGCATTTCCGGCTCGACCGGATCGACGGTGTCCCCAGCCCATCGGCGGCCAAGCGGTATGCCGGACGCCTGTTGTTGATCCCGGTCGAGGGCGACTATGTGGTGAACGGCCAAAAAGTAACCGCCGGAAGCTGTTCACTGGTTGACGATATTTCCGCCATCACGTGCAACAGCGGCAAGGCACTGATCGCCCAACCCAGTTAG
- a CDS encoding serine hydrolase domain-containing protein, with amino-acid sequence MHRRQATLIASVTLLTSLVACGDVPPVERELTQEAIAAVAQEPGAPTRQLARQIDDLFVDETVGETRAALVMHNGAIAAERYAPGYDADTRFVSWSMAKTITAVMIGMLVADGQLRLDDSPPIPEWQRPGDPRGEITVRQLLQMRSGLRHTEAGDPPYDSSEVRMLFLDGRDNMAQWAKEQPLEDEPGAKFEYSSNTTVILADIAARVIAKDSADPDTRRRAVADFLDARLFGPLGMESVVAEYDASGTLIGGSLIHANARDWAKFGEFLRNRGSVDGAQLVPSKWVDFMTTSSPRAEFYGAQTWLNFGAEAEDNPLHPIAQPEGVFAAIGHMGQYVLVSPGQRLTIVRLGHSDTPQRKELLAQLRDVVELYPVR; translated from the coding sequence ATGCACCGTCGCCAAGCCACCCTTATCGCCAGCGTCACCCTTCTCACAAGCCTTGTTGCTTGTGGCGATGTCCCTCCGGTGGAGCGCGAACTGACACAGGAAGCAATCGCCGCCGTGGCGCAGGAGCCCGGCGCGCCAACGCGCCAGCTGGCCCGGCAAATTGACGATCTGTTTGTGGACGAGACAGTGGGCGAAACCCGTGCCGCGCTGGTCATGCACAATGGCGCAATCGCAGCCGAACGCTATGCCCCCGGTTATGATGCCGACACCCGGTTTGTCAGCTGGTCGATGGCCAAGACTATTACGGCAGTGATGATCGGGATGCTGGTCGCCGATGGCCAGCTCCGCCTTGATGACAGCCCGCCGATCCCTGAATGGCAGCGCCCGGGCGATCCGCGCGGAGAGATTACCGTCCGGCAATTGCTACAGATGCGGTCAGGCCTGCGCCACACCGAAGCGGGCGATCCACCCTATGATTCGTCAGAGGTCCGCATGCTGTTCCTCGACGGGCGCGACAACATGGCGCAATGGGCCAAGGAACAACCGCTGGAGGATGAACCCGGCGCGAAATTCGAATATTCCAGTAATACGACCGTCATCCTGGCCGACATTGCCGCGCGCGTCATCGCCAAAGACAGCGCCGATCCCGACACCCGGCGGCGCGCCGTTGCCGACTTTCTCGACGCCAGGCTGTTCGGTCCACTTGGAATGGAATCGGTGGTGGCCGAATATGATGCCAGCGGAACGCTGATCGGTGGCAGCCTGATCCACGCCAATGCCCGCGACTGGGCCAAATTCGGCGAATTCCTGCGCAATCGCGGCTCGGTCGACGGGGCCCAGCTCGTGCCCAGCAAATGGGTGGACTTCATGACCACATCCAGCCCGCGCGCAGAATTCTATGGCGCGCAGACCTGGCTCAATTTCGGCGCCGAAGCAGAAGACAATCCGCTCCACCCCATCGCTCAACCCGAGGGGGTTTTCGCAGCCATCGGCCATATGGGCCAGTATGTGCTGGTCTCTCCCGGCCAACGCCTGACGATCGTGCGCCTGGGCCATTCGGACACTCCGCAGCGCAAAGAGCTGCTGGCCCAATTGCGCGACGTCGTGGAGCTTTACCCGGTCAGGTAG
- a CDS encoding DnaJ C-terminal domain-containing protein yields the protein MADPYAILGISRTASEKEIKSAYRKLAKELHPDRNKDNPKAAEKFSQATNAYDLLSDKDKRAQFDRGEIDAEGNPANPFAGMGGGFSGRRAGGGQSGFRPEDFQGFQSDDVDLGDIFDGLFGGGGTRQRGGGSPFGRRGPQPPPRKGADIAYRLKVPFIDAATMRDQRITLSDGKTIDLKLPAGVEDGTQMRLKGKGERGAGGAGDGIVTLSVDNHAFFERDGNNVRLDLPLTLDEAVHGAKVKVPTVDGPVMLTIKPGMSGGTVMRLTGKGFTGKNGKRGDQLVKLQIAMPDDMEELASRLKDWKDSSNPRDGLGV from the coding sequence ATGGCCGATCCTTATGCAATCCTTGGCATTTCGCGCACTGCCTCCGAAAAGGAGATCAAGAGCGCGTATCGCAAACTGGCGAAAGAGCTGCATCCCGATCGTAATAAGGACAATCCCAAGGCGGCCGAGAAATTCAGCCAGGCGACGAACGCTTACGATCTGCTGTCTGACAAGGACAAACGCGCGCAATTTGATCGCGGCGAAATCGATGCGGAGGGCAATCCAGCCAATCCTTTTGCCGGAATGGGCGGCGGCTTCAGCGGGAGGCGTGCAGGCGGCGGGCAGAGCGGATTTCGCCCCGAAGATTTCCAGGGCTTCCAATCCGACGATGTCGATTTGGGAGACATATTTGACGGGCTATTCGGGGGTGGCGGAACGCGCCAACGCGGCGGCGGCTCACCTTTCGGACGTCGTGGGCCACAACCCCCACCGCGCAAGGGAGCCGATATCGCCTATCGGCTCAAAGTGCCGTTCATCGATGCTGCCACAATGCGCGACCAGCGGATAACCTTATCCGACGGCAAAACGATCGACCTGAAATTGCCAGCCGGGGTCGAAGACGGCACGCAAATGCGCCTGAAAGGCAAGGGCGAGCGCGGAGCCGGAGGCGCCGGAGACGGGATTGTTACGCTTTCTGTCGACAACCATGCCTTTTTCGAACGCGACGGCAACAATGTCCGCCTCGATCTGCCGCTAACCCTTGATGAAGCAGTACACGGCGCGAAAGTGAAAGTGCCCACGGTCGACGGGCCAGTCATGCTGACTATTAAACCGGGCATGTCAGGTGGCACGGTGATGAGGCTGACTGGCAAGGGCTTTACTGGCAAGAATGGCAAGCGCGGCGACCAGCTGGTCAAACTGCAAATAGCGATGCCCGATGATATGGAAGAGCTGGCCAGCCGGTTGAAGGATTGGAAAGATTCCTCCAATCCCCGGGACGGGCTCGGCGTCTGA
- a CDS encoding cation diffusion facilitator family transporter, whose protein sequence is MSDDRAFLTRSAAIASIATALFLIGLKFWATAQTGSMAMLGSLADTTLDLIASIATLVGVWIAAQPADKNHRFGHGKAESLSAMFQVMLIALSASAIGFRSLQNLVEGSTTRAAPEGIAVSLIAIAATVLLLGWQRYVIKRTKSVAISADHVHYQSDLLLNAAVIAALVLDQYLGFARADPLFGLAIAAWLLWGAWRAASEAIDNLMDREWPEDKRQRFVEIAARHPELSNLHDLRTRTAGNRDFVQFHVDLPENMTVGESHDIIERVEADLLREFPDADVLIHIDPEGHVDEPGNTLAEQDEFARLEQGKLEDKE, encoded by the coding sequence GTGAGCGATGATCGCGCCTTCCTGACTCGCAGCGCTGCAATCGCATCGATTGCCACGGCGCTGTTTCTGATTGGGCTCAAATTTTGGGCAACTGCCCAGACTGGCTCGATGGCGATGCTCGGCAGCCTCGCCGACACCACCCTTGATCTGATTGCGAGTATTGCGACGCTGGTCGGGGTTTGGATTGCGGCCCAGCCGGCCGACAAGAATCACCGGTTCGGGCACGGCAAAGCGGAATCGCTTTCCGCCATGTTTCAGGTCATGCTGATTGCCTTGTCGGCATCGGCGATCGGGTTCCGTTCGCTGCAAAATCTGGTCGAAGGCAGCACAACGCGGGCCGCGCCGGAAGGTATTGCTGTGTCGCTGATAGCGATCGCAGCCACTGTACTATTGCTCGGCTGGCAACGCTACGTGATCAAGCGGACTAAATCCGTCGCGATCAGTGCCGATCACGTACACTACCAGTCCGACCTCCTACTCAATGCGGCGGTCATCGCGGCGCTGGTACTGGACCAATATCTCGGCTTCGCACGGGCTGATCCACTGTTCGGGCTGGCGATTGCTGCCTGGCTCCTGTGGGGAGCATGGCGCGCGGCAAGCGAAGCAATCGACAATCTGATGGATCGCGAATGGCCCGAAGACAAGCGGCAACGATTTGTCGAAATCGCGGCGCGGCACCCGGAACTGTCCAATCTGCATGATTTGCGCACGCGCACAGCGGGAAACCGTGACTTCGTGCAATTTCATGTCGATCTGCCCGAAAATATGACGGTAGGAGAATCCCACGATATCATCGAGCGGGTCGAAGCTGACTTGCTCCGTGAATTTCCCGATGCGGATGTGCTGATCCATATCGATCCCGAGGGACATGTGGACGAGCCGGGCAATACGCTGGCCGAGCAGGACGAATTTGCCCGGTTGGAGCAAGGCAAGCTGGAGGACAAGGAATGA
- a CDS encoding mannose-1-phosphate guanylyltransferase: MTELIHPVILCGGGGTRLWPRSRPDLPKPFLPLLGERSLFQQTLDRVQDTTIFAGATVVAGTGHMALIRAQADAALGLGLIAEPMGRNTAPAIALAAHLLPADAVMLVCPSDHYIADTDAFVAAAQSGATLARDGFLVSLGITADRPETGYGYIKRGEPAGAGYRVDRFVEKPDSDTARKFLADGSYSWNGGIFLFTASRFLEELTQHRPAMARQIEIAVQQGETTDGIFRPDEKAFAAIEGDSIDYAVMEPTGRAAMVPVSMGWSDIGNWQALAEARGGASRGPHDLIDAGNIVVDSDGPRVSVVGLDNLIVVVDGNEVLVTTPEGAQKVGKLPGAQGT; this comes from the coding sequence ATGACTGAGTTGATCCATCCTGTGATCCTGTGCGGTGGCGGCGGCACACGGCTTTGGCCGCGCAGCCGACCGGATCTGCCCAAGCCCTTCCTGCCCCTGCTGGGCGAACGCAGCCTGTTTCAGCAAACGCTGGACCGGGTACAGGATACCACAATATTTGCCGGTGCAACGGTGGTTGCTGGCACCGGCCATATGGCTCTGATCCGCGCCCAAGCGGATGCCGCCTTGGGCCTCGGCCTGATTGCGGAGCCTATGGGCCGCAACACCGCGCCTGCCATCGCGCTCGCGGCTCACCTATTGCCAGCCGATGCCGTGATGCTGGTATGCCCGAGCGACCATTATATCGCGGACACCGATGCATTTGTGGCTGCGGCGCAATCGGGGGCAACCCTGGCGCGCGACGGGTTTCTAGTCAGCCTGGGCATTACCGCCGACAGGCCCGAAACGGGCTATGGTTATATCAAGCGGGGAGAACCTGCGGGGGCAGGATACCGCGTCGATCGCTTTGTCGAAAAGCCTGACAGCGACACAGCCAGGAAATTTCTCGCCGACGGAAGCTATAGCTGGAATGGCGGCATATTCCTGTTCACTGCGAGCCGCTTCCTCGAAGAATTGACCCAGCACCGGCCTGCCATGGCGCGGCAGATCGAGATTGCAGTGCAACAGGGCGAGACCACAGACGGGATTTTCCGCCCGGACGAGAAAGCCTTCGCCGCTATTGAGGGGGACAGCATCGATTATGCCGTGATGGAACCGACCGGGCGCGCTGCCATGGTGCCGGTTTCCATGGGCTGGTCCGATATTGGCAATTGGCAGGCTCTGGCCGAAGCGCGTGGCGGTGCATCACGCGGGCCGCATGACCTGATTGATGCCGGCAATATCGTGGTCGACAGTGACGGGCCGCGGGTTTCCGTCGTCGGTCTCGACAACTTGATCGTGGTGGTCGATGGCAACGAAGTGCTTGTTACTACACCCGAAGGCGCGCAAAAGGTCGGCAAGTTGCCAGGGGCGCAAGGTACGTGA
- the gmd gene encoding GDP-mannose 4,6-dehydratase, protein MTVGNGKRALVTGVTGQDGAYLARLLLEKGYEVHGLKRRSSSFNTGRIEDIYQDPHDPDPRLILHYGDMTDATNLIRIMQECQPHEVYNLAAQSHVQVSFETPEYTANADGVGVLRLLEAIRILKLKDHTRFYQASTSELYGLIQQTPQNEQTPFYPRSPYGVAKLYGYWMTVNYREAYGLHASNGILFNHESPLRGETFVTRKITRAAAAIVLGRQDKLYLGNLDAQRDWGHAREYAEGMWRMLQQDQPDDYVLATGTTTSVRDFTRWAFEDAGITLEFSGTGEAEQGICNKTGRILVEVDPRYFRPAEVDLLIGDASKAKRKLGWQAKIGVRELAREMVTADMEIMRRDPVTKD, encoded by the coding sequence TTGACGGTAGGCAATGGCAAGCGCGCATTGGTCACAGGTGTGACAGGGCAAGATGGGGCCTATCTCGCGCGATTGCTGCTCGAGAAGGGCTACGAGGTGCACGGGCTCAAGCGCCGATCTTCATCGTTCAATACCGGGCGGATCGAGGATATTTATCAGGACCCACACGATCCCGATCCGCGCCTGATCCTGCATTATGGCGACATGACCGATGCGACCAATTTGATCCGCATAATGCAGGAATGCCAGCCTCACGAAGTCTATAATCTGGCAGCGCAGAGCCATGTCCAGGTCAGCTTCGAAACGCCGGAATATACGGCCAATGCCGATGGAGTGGGTGTTCTGCGCCTGCTTGAAGCAATCCGGATCCTGAAGCTCAAGGATCACACACGGTTCTACCAGGCCTCCACGTCCGAACTGTACGGCCTGATCCAGCAAACCCCGCAAAACGAGCAGACCCCGTTCTATCCCCGCAGCCCCTATGGCGTGGCCAAGCTCTATGGCTACTGGATGACGGTCAATTATCGCGAAGCCTACGGCTTGCACGCGTCAAACGGCATCCTCTTCAATCACGAGAGCCCATTACGCGGCGAGACTTTTGTTACCCGCAAGATCACACGCGCTGCCGCAGCGATTGTGCTGGGCCGGCAGGACAAGCTCTATCTCGGGAATCTCGATGCCCAGCGCGATTGGGGCCATGCACGCGAATATGCCGAGGGGATGTGGCGCATGCTGCAACAGGATCAGCCGGATGATTATGTCCTGGCGACTGGCACAACGACATCGGTGCGTGATTTCACGCGCTGGGCGTTTGAGGATGCGGGGATTACGCTCGAATTCAGCGGAACGGGCGAGGCAGAGCAGGGAATTTGCAACAAGACCGGTCGTATCCTGGTCGAGGTCGATCCGCGCTATTTCCGTCCGGCCGAAGTCGACTTACTGATCGGGGATGCCAGTAAGGCGAAGCGCAAGCTGGGCTGGCAAGCGAAAATCGGCGTGCGGGAACTGGCGCGCGAAATGGTCACTGCCGACATGGAAATCATGCGCCGGGACCCTGTTACCAAAGACTAA
- a CDS encoding YihY/virulence factor BrkB family protein — MRRKAALKFRGKITSREELSDRAWEVVKRVAIGTFNDGFIHAGNLAYLAMLAIFPFFITGAAIFSVIGDASDRAATINAVLLALPPTVAETIEPVALNVIDARSGWLLWVGAAVGVWTAGSLVETIRDILRRAYGTEPVRAFWQYRLLSMGMILGAVLLLMLSLLAQFMLGALQQFVSPYIPEFEAMLDELALTRILPAFGLFGSIYLLFFSLTPTAYRKRRYPKWPGALLVTTWWVVVATALPIVLQRFLTYDLTYGSLAGIMIALFFFWLVGLGMVVGAELNAALAEPQDEEKLGVAAD, encoded by the coding sequence TTGCGCCGCAAGGCTGCCCTGAAGTTCCGGGGGAAGATCACGTCGCGAGAAGAGCTGAGTGATCGCGCCTGGGAAGTGGTAAAGCGGGTCGCGATCGGCACTTTCAACGATGGCTTCATCCATGCCGGCAATCTTGCGTACCTCGCAATGCTCGCCATTTTCCCGTTCTTTATCACCGGGGCTGCAATCTTTTCCGTGATCGGCGATGCGTCCGACAGGGCTGCGACAATCAACGCTGTCCTGCTGGCCCTGCCACCAACAGTTGCCGAAACCATCGAACCGGTCGCGCTCAATGTGATCGATGCGCGCAGCGGCTGGTTGCTGTGGGTCGGGGCCGCCGTCGGCGTCTGGACTGCTGGAAGCCTGGTCGAGACCATCCGCGATATCCTGCGCCGTGCCTATGGTACCGAGCCCGTACGCGCTTTCTGGCAATATCGCCTGCTCTCGATGGGCATGATCCTGGGGGCCGTGCTTCTGCTGATGCTGTCGCTGCTGGCTCAGTTCATGCTGGGGGCTCTGCAGCAATTCGTCAGCCCCTACATTCCGGAATTCGAGGCCATGCTGGACGAACTGGCGCTGACCCGGATCCTCCCGGCATTTGGGTTGTTCGGCTCGATCTACCTGCTGTTCTTCTCGCTCACCCCGACGGCCTATCGCAAGCGGCGTTATCCCAAATGGCCAGGCGCCTTGCTGGTCACCACGTGGTGGGTGGTTGTGGCCACGGCCCTGCCGATCGTCTTGCAGCGGTTCCTGACCTACGACCTGACATACGGATCGCTCGCCGGGATCATGATTGCCCTGTTTTTCTTCTGGCTGGTCGGACTTGGTATGGTGGTCGGCGCAGAATTGAATGCCGCACTGGCGGAACCGCAGGACGAGGAGAAGCTTGGAGTGGCGGCAGACTAG
- a CDS encoding PhzF family phenazine biosynthesis protein, with translation MSGTTIPYWHVDAFADRPFTGNQAAVMPLEAWLPDNVLQAIGEENNFAETAFIVPDATGAADYELRWFTPTCEIRLCGHATLASGHVVLERDGGDRVTFRTRKAGILEVKRAESGYELALPAIATQLGEWPEAIALLGATPVEVWLSPDRYGIYLFENEEQVRALDPDVRALGALGDDQFICTAPGTDTDVVSRVFVPGGGVDEDSFTGSAHAALTPFWAAKLGRGTFTAFQASQRGGHVACRLDGDRAWLAGPCVTVVEGSFYLTG, from the coding sequence ATGAGCGGTACCACCATCCCCTATTGGCATGTCGATGCCTTTGCCGACCGGCCCTTCACGGGGAACCAGGCGGCCGTCATGCCGCTCGAGGCGTGGCTGCCCGATAATGTGTTGCAGGCCATCGGCGAGGAAAACAACTTCGCCGAGACAGCCTTTATCGTTCCGGATGCAACCGGTGCAGCGGATTATGAGCTGCGTTGGTTCACGCCGACCTGTGAGATCCGCTTGTGCGGTCATGCCACGCTAGCGAGCGGGCATGTGGTGCTGGAACGCGATGGCGGGGACAGGGTGACATTCCGCACGCGCAAGGCCGGCATTCTCGAGGTGAAGCGGGCCGAAAGTGGCTACGAACTGGCTTTGCCTGCGATTGCCACACAGCTCGGCGAGTGGCCGGAAGCCATTGCCTTGCTGGGTGCGACGCCGGTCGAGGTCTGGCTAAGCCCGGATCGCTACGGCATCTATCTGTTCGAAAACGAGGAGCAAGTCCGTGCACTCGATCCGGATGTCAGAGCGCTTGGCGCGCTCGGAGATGACCAGTTCATCTGTACGGCTCCAGGCACAGATACTGACGTGGTCAGCCGCGTGTTTGTACCTGGCGGCGGCGTGGATGAAGACAGTTTCACCGGTTCGGCACACGCTGCCCTGACTCCGTTCTGGGCTGCAAAACTCGGGCGTGGGACCTTCACTGCATTCCAGGCTTCGCAACGGGGTGGACATGTGGCCTGCCGGTTGGACGGGGATCGCGCATGGTTGGCCGGGCCATGCGTCACGGTGGTTGAAGGAAGCTTCTACCTGACCGGGTAA
- the fabI gene encoding enoyl-ACP reductase FabI, translating to MAGLMAGKRGLIMGLANDKSIAWGIAKQLAEQGAELAFSYQGEALAKRVKPLAEQLGSDFTFDCDVSDMAALDTAFDTLRSRWDTIDFVVHAIGFSDKAELRGNYVDTSLDNFLMTMNISAYSLVAVTKRAAEMMPDGGSILTLTYYGAEKVIPHYNVMGVAKAALETSVKYLANDLGPRNIRVNAISAGPIKTLAASGIGDFRYILKWNELNAPMRRNVTIDDVGGSGVYFLSDLSSGVTGETHHVDGGYHVVGMKQEDAPDIALN from the coding sequence ATGGCAGGGTTGATGGCAGGCAAGCGCGGGCTGATTATGGGGCTCGCCAATGACAAGTCGATAGCCTGGGGCATCGCCAAACAATTGGCCGAGCAAGGTGCCGAGCTGGCGTTTTCGTATCAGGGCGAGGCGCTGGCAAAGCGCGTCAAGCCGCTGGCCGAGCAGCTGGGTTCCGACTTTACCTTCGATTGCGATGTTTCGGACATGGCGGCGCTTGATACCGCTTTCGACACCTTGCGCAGCCGGTGGGACACGATCGATTTCGTAGTCCATGCGATCGGCTTTTCCGACAAGGCGGAGCTGCGCGGGAATTATGTCGATACCAGCCTCGACAATTTCCTCATGACCATGAACATTTCGGCCTACAGCCTTGTTGCCGTGACGAAGCGCGCTGCCGAAATGATGCCCGATGGCGGCAGCATCCTGACCCTGACCTATTACGGGGCAGAGAAAGTCATCCCGCATTACAATGTCATGGGCGTTGCCAAGGCTGCGCTGGAAACGAGCGTCAAATACCTCGCCAACGATCTTGGTCCACGCAACATCCGCGTGAATGCGATCAGCGCCGGGCCGATCAAGACCCTGGCCGCCAGCGGGATCGGCGATTTCCGCTACATCCTGAAATGGAATGAACTGAATGCACCGATGCGGCGCAATGTCACCATCGACGATGTCGGCGGGTCCGGTGTCTATTTCCTGTCCGATCTTTCCAGCGGAGTGACGGGTGAGACCCACCATGTCGATGGCGGCTATCATGTGGTAGGCATGAAACAGGAAGACGCGCCGGACATTGCACTGAATTAG
- the fcl gene encoding GDP-L-fucose synthase, producing MYDLAGKRIYVAGHRGMVGSAIVRQLEQHDCEVLAAPRSLDLRQQQQVRDWFAANTPDTVVMAAAKVGGILANDTYPADFLYDNLMIETNVIEAAHRHAVGKLLFLGSSCIYPKMAPQPIREDALLSGPLEPTNEWYAIAKIAGIKLCQAYRRQHGCDFISAMPTNLYGPGDNFDLQSSHVLPALIRKAHEAKLAGASSIEIWGTGTPRREFLHVDDLAEACLFLLRNYSGEEHVNIGSGSDLTIADLARTVCDVVGFTGSITYDTSKPDGTPRKLMDGSKIAALGWRPRTELQAGISTAYQWFLTQSVASR from the coding sequence GAAGTTCTGGCAGCGCCGCGATCCCTTGACCTGCGCCAACAGCAACAGGTGCGTGACTGGTTTGCAGCGAACACGCCCGATACGGTCGTTATGGCCGCAGCCAAGGTCGGCGGAATTCTGGCCAACGACACCTACCCGGCCGACTTCCTGTACGACAATTTGATGATCGAAACGAATGTGATCGAAGCCGCCCATCGCCATGCCGTCGGCAAGCTGCTCTTCCTCGGTTCGTCCTGCATCTACCCCAAAATGGCTCCGCAACCGATCCGGGAGGACGCGCTGCTGTCCGGTCCGCTGGAACCGACCAATGAATGGTATGCGATTGCCAAGATCGCCGGGATCAAGCTGTGCCAGGCCTATCGCAGGCAACATGGGTGCGATTTCATCAGCGCGATGCCGACCAATCTCTATGGTCCCGGGGACAATTTCGACCTGCAATCGAGCCATGTGCTGCCCGCGCTGATCCGCAAGGCACATGAGGCAAAGCTAGCGGGCGCCAGCAGCATTGAGATCTGGGGAACGGGCACGCCACGTCGGGAATTCCTGCATGTCGACGATCTGGCCGAGGCCTGCCTGTTCCTGCTGCGCAACTATTCCGGCGAGGAACATGTGAATATCGGGTCGGGCAGCGATCTGACGATTGCCGATCTGGCCAGAACCGTTTGCGATGTGGTCGGCTTCACCGGCTCTATTACCTATGACACGTCAAAGCCTGATGGCACACCGCGCAAGCTGATGGACGGATCGAAGATTGCCGCCTTGGGATGGCGTCCGCGCACAGAACTGCAAGCGGGCATCAGTACTGCGTATCAGTGGTTTCTCACTCAAAGCGTGGCGAGCCGCTAG
- the pdxH gene encoding pyridoxamine 5'-phosphate oxidase — MSDSAVDQATSEIPNTDPFALFDAWMAEARESEPNDSNAMALATATASGAPSVRMVLLKGHGPEGFTFYTNAESRKGGEIRANAQAALLFHWKSLRRQIRIEGPLSEVAPGVADAYFHSRARDSQLGAVASDQSRPLPERQTFIDRFKDVTDRFEGGQVERPPHWTGFTVIPRRIEFWRDRPNRLHDRRQFTLNGAGDALHWTDTLLYP; from the coding sequence ATGAGCGATTCTGCAGTCGACCAAGCAACCAGCGAAATCCCGAATACCGACCCGTTCGCGCTGTTCGATGCCTGGATGGCGGAGGCGCGCGAAAGCGAGCCAAACGATTCCAACGCCATGGCGCTGGCCACCGCCACTGCGAGTGGCGCACCGTCGGTCCGGATGGTGCTGTTGAAGGGGCACGGGCCTGAAGGCTTCACTTTCTATACCAATGCCGAAAGCCGCAAAGGTGGCGAAATCCGCGCCAATGCACAGGCCGCCTTGCTGTTTCACTGGAAGAGCCTGCGCCGCCAGATCCGCATTGAAGGGCCCTTGAGCGAGGTCGCGCCCGGTGTCGCCGATGCATATTTCCACTCGCGGGCACGGGATTCGCAGCTCGGTGCAGTCGCATCGGATCAGTCACGTCCCTTGCCCGAGCGCCAGACCTTCATCGACCGTTTCAAAGACGTGACCGACCGGTTCGAGGGCGGGCAAGTGGAACGGCCGCCTCACTGGACTGGCTTTACTGTTATCCCGCGGCGGATCGAATTCTGGCGTGACCGGCCCAACCGGTTGCATGATCGCCGCCAATTCACGCTGAACGGCGCAGGCGATGCGCTGCACTGGACCGACACGTTGCTTTATCCGTGA